The Chloroflexaceae bacterium sequence GTAGCCGCGCCGGCGCCCTCCGCCACCCCGCCTCCCGCGCCCTCCGCCACCCCGCCTCCCGCGCCCTCCGCCACCCCGCCTCCCGCGCCTGCGACGCCCCCGCAGGTCTTCATACCGCTCGTCCGCCAGGGTGACGCGAGGCGATAAGCGGACCAGGCGCCAACCCCTGGCGGGAGGTGGAGAACACGACACAGCCGCCCCGGAGCTGCTGCCGGAGCGGACATTGCTCGGCCCCGGTCCGCCCCGGCATTGTTCAATCCTTCCGCCGCGATCTGGCGTATACTGGAAAGGTGGGTGGTTCCCGGCTCGGATAGAAAGCGATTCGTATGGCTCACAAAACGGACTACGACGTGATCGTGGTCGGCGGCGGGCACAACGGCCTCACCTGCGCCGGTTACCTGTCGAAGGCCGGATTGCGCGTGCTGGTCGCCGAACGACGCCCCATCGTCGGCGGCGCCGTGTGTACCGAAGAGGTCATTCCTGGCTATAAAATTGACACTGGCTCCTCGGCGCACATTATGATCCACCTTACCCCGATTGTGCGCGACCTGGAGCTGGAGCGGCATGGCCTCGAATATATTCCGATGGACCCCTTCGCCTTCTACCCGCTGCCTGATGGCAGCGGGGCGATCAGTTTTTATAGGGATACCGAGCGCACGGTTGAAAGCATCGCCCGTATCAGCCCCCGCGACGCCGAGGCCTATCGCCGCTTTCTCGCATACTGGACGCCGCTGAACGAGGCGGTGTTTGATGTGTTCCTCAATCCGCCCTCGGTGGCGCGGCTGTTCGGCAGCGTGGCCGCCGCGCTGCCGCGGTTGCCTGCTGGCGAGCGCAACTCGACTGAGGTCTCCCGGCGCCTGTTCACCAGCTACGCCCAGTTGATCTGCGAGACGTTCGAGAGCGAGGCGATGCGCGCAGCGATGACGTGGCTGGCCGCCCAGAGCGGGCCGCCGCCGGACGAGATCGGGGCCGGCGATTTCTTCGGCTGGCATGCTATGCTGCACTACAGCGGCGCAGCGCATCCGAAGGGCGGCAGCGGCATGCTCACCCAGGCCATGGCCCGCGCCTTGATCAGCTTCGGCGGCAACGTGGCGGTAGACGCGCCGGTGCGCCGCATTCTCATCCAGTCGGGCCGGGTGCAAGGCATCGAAACCGAGGACGGTCAGCGCTATTCTGCTCCTATTGTTGTGTCAAACGCCCATGTGCTGACCACGCTGCTGCAACTTGTCGGCCCGGCGCACCTGCCCTCACGCCTGGTAGAGCGACTGCAGAAGGTGCGGGTGGGCAATGGCTTCGGCATGACCGTGCGCTGCGCCGCCGAGGAACTCCCCGACTACCTCGGCGCGCCCAGCGGCGGCAAACCGCACGAGAGCCATCATGGGCTGCAACTCCTCTGCCCGAGTATGGATTACGTGCGCCGGGCCTACGAAGACTACCTGCGCGGCGAACCGTCGAGAAACCCGGCGGTGATTGCCATGACTTTCTCGGCTATCGATCCGGTCGTCGCTCCGCCCGGCAAGCATACTGTCTTCCTCTGGGCGCAGTACTTCCCCTACGAACTCAGCAGCGGACGGCACTGGGACGATGTGCGCGAGGAGGCCGCCGACAGCATTCTGGAGGTGCTCTACCGCTACGCCCCCAACATGCGCGGCAAGATTATTGATCGCTTCATCCAATCGCCGCTTGACATCGAGCGCCGCATCGGCCTGCTCAAGGGCAACGTGATGCACGTAGAGATGAGCTTCGACCAGATGTTCTTCTTCCGCCCGTTGCCGGAACTGGCGCAGTACCGCACGCCGATCAAAGGGTTGTACCTGACGGGGGCCAGCACCCATCCCGGCGGGGGCGTGTTCGGCGCCAGCGGCTACAACACTGCGCGAGTGGTGCTCGCTGACACGCGGCGGCGCAGGTGGGCGCCGCTGGCCCTCGGCGCCGGGGCCCTGGCCGCCGGGCTGTGGGCTGCCGGGCGCGCGCGAAGGGTAATGGCGGAGTAAGTGTTCACACCTGGGGTAACGGTAGAGCCTGGGAGCGAGGGCGTCTCGCCCTCGAAGCCGCAATGAGGGCTGGAAGCCCTCGCTCCCAGGAGAAGTGTGAACAGTTGCGTGGCGGAGGAACGTGCGCCGGTATCTCCGCCCACGGTTGAGGGCCAGCGGCGCTCGACGTTGCATCAGCCCTGACCTGCTACCGGCTCACCAGTGAGGCGGTGACCGGCAGATCTTCGCCAATGAAGTGTACGGCGCTCTTAGCCGCCTCCAGAATGGTCATTAACCCGCTGCCGGGGTGCACCGCGCCGCCGATCCAGTACAGGTTGCGGGCGCCCCGGTGGCGAATGTGCGGGCGCAGCGGGCCGAGTTGCTGCCAGCTATGGATGAGGTTGAACACCGCGCCGAGATAGGTCCGGTGCTCGTCACGCCAGGTTTCGGCGGTGTACTGGCGCTCGACCACGATGTGGCGCTCTACGTCCTCAAAGCCTAGCCTGGCCATCTGCCGCAGAATCAGATCCCGGTATGGCCGGGCCTTCGCCGTCCAGTCCACCGGGTAGCGCAGGTTCGGCACGGGGACCAGCACGAAGAGCGTGCTGTGGCCAGGCGGAGCATTGCCAGGGTCCACAATTGTCGGGTTGCAAACGTAGAAGGAGGGGTCCTCTTCGTCAAGCACGGCGCTCCTGGCCCACAGCGGGTCGTTGCGCCGGATGTTCGCGGAGAGGTACAACTGGTGGTGCGGCAGGTGCTCCCAGCGCCGGTTGACGCCGAGGTAGAGCATAAAGGTCGAGCAGGAGAACTCCTTGCGGTTCAGCCAGCGATCGGTGTACGGGCCGCGGGCGTGCGCCGGCAGCAGCGTCTGTACGGCATAGCCGAAGTCGGCGTTGATCACCACCGCGTCGCCCATGATCCGTTCACCGTCGGCCATCAGCAGGCCGCAGGCGCGCCCGTCCTCGACGATCACCTGGCGCACCGGGCGGCGCAGGTGGATTTCCACTCCCAGGTCCTCGGCGGCGCGGGCCAGGGCGCGGGCCAGGGCGCGAAAGCCGCCCTGGGGATGCCAGATTCCGTAGTGAAATTCCAGGAAGGTTACCAGGCTGAATACGCTGGAGCAGGCCGTGGGGTGCATGCCCAGGTACTTGGCCTGATAGGCCAGGGCGTAGATTAGCCGCTCGTCGCGGAAGAAACGCTTGAAGTGGTCGTAGAGGCTCTCCCAGGGGCGGAAGGGCAGGGCCGCCGCCACTTCCTCGGGCTTCAGGTAGCCCAGGGGCGAGCGCACCGGCGTGCCCAGATATGGGCCGTAGCCAACCTTGTCCTTCCGCAGATGCTCGATGTACCAGCGCTCAAAGGCCGCCGGCAGGTCCGGCCCGAAGCGCGCCAGTTGCTCCTTGAAAGCGGAGATATTCGACGTCAGATCGAGGTGCGTCCCGTCCCAGAAGGCGATGCGGGTATTCGGCTCCAGGCGGATCAGCTTAATGTAATCGTACACATTGAGGCCGCAGGCGCCGAAAAGTTCTTCGTAGACGTGCGGCACCTGCAGAATGGTTGGCCCGGTATCGAAGGCGTAGTCGCCGAGTTCAAAGCCGCGCATGCGCCCGCCAACCCGGTCGGCTGCCTCATAGATCGCCACCTGGTAGCCCGCGGCCGCGAGACGCATCGCCGTGGCCATCCCACCCGGTCCGGCCCCAACGATCAAGATGTTCTTTGACACGTTCCCTCCGGGACTACTCGTGATTCGCTCTCAGTAGTCTGTGAACGAAGTTTTTCGCTAACCCCGCCCCCTTCCCAACCCTCCCCCGCCGGGGGAGTGAGGTGACTTCTCTCTCCAACGGGAGGAAGCCGGGAGGGGGGGCGAAATGCCAGGAACCTTCGTTCACAGACCACTCAGCCCTGAATCCAGTATAACAGGACTTCTGAGATGTCCAGGGGAATGGCGTGGCAACCCCCGAATGCAGCCGAAGGTTTTGCACGACATGCAGCGACAGCTCGGCGGGCCGTTTCGACATCCCGGTGGTCGGCGAGGAGCCCGCGGGCGCCGGTAGTTCGCGCCGCGGGGGGCACGCAGCACGCAGCGACGGCCCGGCGAGCCGTCGCTGCGCCAGCGGGGGCGCGGGGGAACCTGGTTTCCCCGCCATTTACACATACCGCTCCGGGCGCACCACGCGCACATCGTGGATAAAAGCGGTCACCGAGTAGTCGGTAAAATAGTGCTCCTGGAGATGGGCCAGGATCTTCTCGCCGACCGCAGGACTGACCAGGGTCTCAATGCGCACCTGCGAGCCGGCCCAGAAGTATTCGCTGATCCCGCGGATGCCGTGCCCGTGCACCTCGGCGATCGTCCAGCCGCGGGCGCCGAGACGCTGGAGATCCTCCAGCAGGCGCTCGCGCAGCACGCCCTCGGCGATAATCGTCACCAGGCTAATGGTGGTGGTCTGCATGGCGTCTTCCTTTCGTGATATTCGTCTGGTGTGCATCGGGGCGGCCCCCACGGCGGGTGGCTAGGAAATCCTGGTTTCCCCATAGCCTCCCGAATAGCCTGAGGGGCGCTCACCAGTCGGCGAACGAAGTTTCCTTGCCTTTCCGTCCCCCTCCCAACCTCCCCCCGTTGGGGGGAGGCGCCGGACTTCCTCCCCCAGCGGGGGAGGGTTGGGGAGGGGGTGGGAGTTCAGGGAAAGAACTTTGTTTATAGACTACTCACGCTCCCGCAGGCAACACCGCGCATCCAGCAACACTATAGCAAAACCACTGGGTATAGGCATAGAGCAGCGGCAGACCGATAAGTAGATTGAAGGGCAGCGTGATCCCTAACGAAGAGGTCAGGTAGATGCTTGGATTGGCCTGGGGAAAGGTCGCGCGCACGGCGGCGGGCGCGTCAATATATGAGGCGCTGCCGGCAATCGCGGCCAGAATAAACGCGCCTCCCAGCGACATGCCGGACAGGGCGCCGAGGGTCGCGCCAAGCACCCCCATAATCACTGGCATCACCGTGCCAAAGGCCAGCATCCGCGGGCCAACCTTGGCGAACTCGCGCAATTGCCGCGCGGCGACCATGCCCATTTCGATCAGGAACAGCACCAGCACGCCGCGGAACAACCCTTCGGGACCCTGGCTGAACACCACTGCGATGCGTTCGAAACCTTGTTTGCCGATGATCATGCCGATCACTAGCCCGCCCATTAGCAGGATCACGCTGCGCCCGGTCAGGGTATCCCGAACGACCTTGCCGATGGCGTCATTCGGCGCTTTCAAGCCCAGACGGCCCCAGAAGAGCGCCACGATGATGCCCCATTCCGCCAGGGCCGCCAGGGTGGGGATGAAGCCCTCGTAACCGATGTTGGCCGTTTCCACGACGCCTATCCCCGCCGCGAAGGTGACCGAAGACACCGAACCATAGAGCGCGGCGACGCCAGCGGCGTTGGCTACGTCGAAACGAAAGACCGTGCGCAGGATAAAATAGCAGGCGGTTGGCAGCAGAATTGCCAGGAAGATGGTTGCCAGCGCCGGCAAGGCAAAGGTCTGAAAGGTCGTGCCCGCAAGTTCGACGCCGCCGTTCAGGCCAATAGCAAACATCAGGTAGAAGGCGATGAACTTATAGGCCTGCTCCGGGAACTCAATGTCGCTTTTGACCAGGGTGGCGATCATCCCCAGCACGAAGGCCAGGGTCAACGGCGAGAAGAGGTTCCGCTGCAGGATGCCTAATGCCTCAGCCAACTCCATACCGGGTCACTCCTTGTTATACTGGCGACGACGCCTGTCACGCTTATATACGAAAATAATATCGCGAAATTAATTTCGTATAATAGCCAGGCAGGTAGTCTCAGGCCACCCGGATGGAGAGGCGCGCTGAGGTAAAAGCAGATTCTCGCAGCGATGTGCTGAGAAGGGCTGCGCCTTCTCGCATGGAGAGCAATGGGCATGGATGTCGAGCACAATCAGGGCGTCGAGATCGAAGCGGTTCCGGCATCAGGGGGCGCCTCGCGCCGGGGGGGCGCGATCTGGCAGGCAGGCTATGCGGTAAGCGTGCTGGCGCTGGCAGCGCTGATCGCCCTGCTGGCTGGCGCAGTGGCCGCCGGGTTGCAGGCCCGTCGCGATGAGGCGCGGAGCGCCGATATGCTGCTGATCGTCGCCCCAGCGCTCCCCTCCCAGACGTTGAGCGAGCATGCCTTCGCGGTCTACCGGCGCCGCTACGCGCCCACCGTAGTCATTGCGGGCGCAGGCAGCGAGGCGCTGCGCATCGCGCTCATTGAGCGCGGCGCCGCTGAGGAAACCCTGCGCGTGGCTCTGCCAGCCGCGACACCGGTAGCGGAACTGCAAGAGGTGTTACGCTCGGCCCGGCGCGCCGGCGCCGCCAGCGCCCTGGTTGTCGCCGAGCCTGCCGAGTTGCTCCTCTGGCTCAAGCTGGTCGGCGACCATGGCCTGAGCGCATATGGCGCCCCGCCCCGCGGCGTCACGCCCGGGCCGCTGGCGTTGCTGCGCGCCAGCGGGCAGTACTGGCGCTATGCGCTCCTCCAGCGCTGATGCGATTGGGGTGCAAGGGCGGCCAGGGCAGTACCTTGGTCCTTTTTTTCTCTGGGCCACAGCAGCTCGCCTCATCGCGGAGATAACTGTGCGTGACAAGCGTTATCAGCCGCCTCATTGTTGCTTCAGCCAGCCGTCGTGTTACTCGCCAACCCATACCCGCGCGCTCCACCTCGCCGTTGCTTCCGCTGGCTCACCCTCTTTACGCGATCGTTATTCTTTACAATTTGCAGGGCATAACAATTACAGTTGGACGTTTACGAATCGCGACTTAAGGCATATTGAAGCCATATTCCTGGGGGGTATTGACAAATCTCCCGGTTTCCGTTAAACTCCTTTTACTTTTCGACCCTGACGACGCATATATGCCGCTCTGAAGGACGCCTGGCAACATCGCAGTAACGCTTGCGGATATCGCGAAGTCGTGGTACACTCCCCCGCATCTCGGCTCGACAGTCACTGTGGTCGCGAATTCACCAGGTTCGTGTCAGGGTTGCCAGTACCCTGATGGTCGCGCCACGAAGACCCAAGTGAGGTGTATTGCTCCATGATCGAGCTAAACCGAAACCCGTCTCCGTTGCCCCTGCGCAGCGAGGTCGAGCATTTACAACAGCGCGTTTCATGGCAGCGGCAGCGCTTCCGGCATCAACGGCGCTCACTCGCCGCACTCCGCACCTATCTCGCCACCACACTCTTCGCTCCCAACGCCTGGCTCTCCCGCCTTCCCGCTCGCTTCCTCATTCACCTGCTGGTTACGCTGACAGTACCGCTGGCGCTGGTACTGAGCCAGTTGCCGATGCGTCGCGTCGCATCGCCCCATCCCGAACCCGTGGAACTGGTCGAGGCGCCGATCGCGGTCGGTCCCATCGCGCTCGATCCCGGCGCGGAGCATCTGGTTGGCGATCCCCCGCTGCCGGACGATGCGGCGCTGCCGGTGCCGCTCTCCCTTTCGTCGCGGAGCGCCGTGCTGGCGCCGTTGGTCGTATCGGCGACGATCAGCGGCGATGTGGTGCGCCTGCGCAACGGCCCCGGCCTGGCGTATGACGAGGTTTCGCGCCTCAATGGTGGTGACAACGTCCAGGTGATCGGGCGTTTCGAGGAGTGGCTCCAGGTGCGACGCGATGGCGACCCGACGGTGTACTGGGTGGCCGCCGAACTGGTGGATATTCCCGAGGCGGTCATGTATGCCCTCGATCAGGTTCCCGCCGCGATGATCCCCCCCCCGCCGCCCCCCAAGGTTGGCGTGGTGCGCGAAGATAATGTTAATCTGCGCGACGGCCCCGGCACGAACTACGTGAGCATGGCCAGGATGCGCGCTGGTCAGGAACTTACGCTTATCGAACGCTACGAGGGCTGGTTCCTGGTGGAATACGGCCAGTTGTATGGCTGGGTAACCTCGGATTTCCTCAACATTGTTGAGGGCGTGGTCGAGCGGGTGCCTGTGGCCACCTCGATCCCCGACCCCAATCCGCCTCTGGTCGGCACCGTGCGCGAGAACAACGTCAATGTTCGTAAAGGGCCCGGCTCGGCTTACGACCGGATCACCTCTCTCAGGGCCGGCGCCAGCGTGAGCCTGCTGGCTCGCCACAAGGACTGGTACCGCGTCCAACTGCCCGATGGCACGAAGGCGTGGATCTTCTCCGAACTGCTCCAGGTCTCGCCGATGGCCGCCCGGCGCGTCCCCATAACCAACGACATTCCAGCCCTGCCGGTGCGCGTGCGCCCGGCTACGCGGGGCGGCGGCGGTGGTGGCGGCGCGGCTCCAGTCAATATCCCCGCCAGCGGCGATGTAGCCAGTTTTGCTGTACAGTTCGTCGGGTCACGCTATGTCTGGGGCGGCAGCAGCCCCAGCCGCGGCTTCGATTGCAGCGGCCTGACCAGCTACGTCTATCGCCAGTTTGGCGTACATCTGCCCCACAATGCCGCCGCGCAGTACAGCTCTCGCTATGGCGCCATCATTGGCGGCATGGGCAATCTCGCCCCCGGCGACCTGATGTTCTTCGCCGGCACCGCCGGGCGGCGCGGCATCTCCCACGTGGCCATCTATATCGGCGGCGGGCAGATGGTCCACGCCATGACCCCCCGCTACGGGGTGCAGATCTCGAGCATCTGGGGCAGTTACTGGCAGAACACCTTCGTCGGCGCGATCCGACCGTATCGCTAGCGCAATGTCTGGATTTTGGATTTTGGATTTTGGATTCTAGTATTGTGGGTCGGGCGCGCCGCAGTGCGCTGCCGAGGGGTCGCCGGAGATGTTGCCAGGCAACATCTCCGGCGCTTTGCTGTGCGCAGCACGCGGAAACCGGGGTTTCTGCGTCGCCACATGGTCGCTCAGATCGGGTACAATCCCTACGGCGCCCCATCAACCGCTCTAACATTGAAGAGGAGACTGATGAAAGGTCTGGTCCTGAGCGGCGGAAAAGGCACGCGCCTCCGCCCTATCACCTATACGAGCGCCAAGCAACTGGTGCCGGTCGCGAACAAGCCGGTGCTCTTTCGGGTCATTGAGGCCATTCGTGATGCGGGCATCACCGACATCGGCATCGTCATCGGCGATACCGGCGATGAGATCCGCACAGCAGTGGGCAATGGCAAACGCTGGGGAATAAAGGTGACCTACATCCCCCAGGAAGCACCCCTGGGCCTGGCCCACGCGGTGAAGATCAGCCAGGATTTCATCGGCGACGAGCGCTTCGTAATGTTCCTCGGCGACAACTGTATTCAGGGCGGCATCAGCCCGCTGATCGAAGCCTTTGGCCGCAGCGACTACAACGCGCAGATCGTGCTGAAAAAGGTTGATGATCCGCGCTCCTTCGGCGTCGCCGAACTTGAAGAGGACGGCCGCATTGTGCGCCTGGTTGAGAAGCCGCGCGAACCGCGGAGCGACCTGGCCCTCGTAGGCATCTATATGTTCGACCGCCATATCTTCGAGGCGGTTCACGCCATCCGCCCCTCCGCCCGCGGGGAACTGGAGATCACCGATGCCATTCAGTGGCTCGTGACCGCCGGCTACCGCGTCTATCCCTACGTGCACGAGGGGTGGTGGATTGATACCGGGAAGAAGGACGATCTCCTCGAAGCCAATCGCCTGGTGCTCGAAGAACTGCAGCCGGTCGTGCAGGGCTATGTCGATCGCGATTCGCAGTTGATCGGCAAGGTGATTATCGAAAGCGGGGCCGAGGTGATCAATTCAACCATCCGCGGCCCGGCGATTATCGGTGAGAAGACCCGTATTCTCAATTCCTACGTGGGCCCCTTTACCTCAATCTATCACAACTGCCTGATTGAGGATAGCGAGATTGAGCACAGCATCGTGATGGAGCATTGCAGCATCCGCGGCATTCCACACCGGATCGAGGATAGCCTGATCGGTCGCAATGTCGAGGTCAGCCGCAGCCCGCTAAAGCCCAAGGCCTATCGCCTGGTGATCGGCGATAATTCGAATGTGGGCGTGTTGTAGGATTGGCAGATGCCCGGCATCCCCTCATCGGAAATCACTCCGGAGCACGTGTATCTCTCGCGCCGGCGCTTCATGGCCGTTGCCGGGGCTCTGGGCGCCACCCTGGCTCTGGGCGCCTGCGGCGCAACCCCCGGCGCGCCTCCGGCCCCGCCCGCCGATACGCGCACCGACGAACTCGGCGACCGGCTGAACAGCTTTGAGCAGATCACCACCTATAACAACTACTACGAGTTCACTACCGACAAGCAACGCGTGGCGCGCCTGGCCCGCGACTTTCGCGTCTCACCCTGGGAAGTGGCCATCGGCGGCCTGGCGCGCTATCCGCGCGTCTTTGCCCTGGAGGATCTGCTGCGCTTCGAGCAGGAGGAGCGCATCTACCGCCTGCGTTGCGTCGAGGGCTGGTCCATGGTCATTCCCTGGCTGGGGTTTCCCCTGCACCGCCTGCTGGCCGAGGTCGAGCCGCTGGCCGTCGCTCGCTATGTGCGCTTCGAGACGGTGCTGCGCCCTGAGGAGATGCCCGGCCAGCGTGATCGCTTTTACCCCTGGCCCTACGTCGAGGGGCTGCGCCTCGATGAGGCCATGCACGACCTGACGCTGCTGGCGACCGGCCTCTACGGCCGGCCGCTGACGCCCCAGAACGGCGCGCCGCTGCGTCTGGTGGTTCCCTGGAAGTATGGCTTCAAGAGCATCAAGGCGATTGTGCGGATTGACCTGGTGGAGCAGATGCCTCGTTCGCTGTGGATGACCGTCGCCCCCAATGAGTACGGCTTCTACGCCAATGTCAATCCCGATGTGCCGCATCCCCGCTGGTCGCAGGCCACCGAGCGCCGCATCGGCGAGGGCGGGCGGCGCCCAACTCTGCCCTTCAACGGCTATGCCGAGCAGGTGGCCGCACTCTATGCCGGTCTCGATCTGCGAGCGAATTTCTAGAAAGCGAAGCCAGAAGTGGCCCATTTCATCGGTCTGCGGCGCGCCTGGCCGCGTCTGGCCGTTCATCTGGCGCTGTTGCCCTTTGCCCTGCTGATCTTCGACGCGGCTACGGGTCGTCTGTCGGTGAACCCGATCCAGGATATGACCCTGCGCACGGGCAAGGCGGCGCTGGCGCTGTTGATGCTCACGCTGGCGTGCACGCCGCTCAACCGGCTGCTGGGCTGGAAGTGGGCCGCGGCCCTGCGAAGGCCCCTGGGTCTCTACAGTTTTCTATACGTCTGTCTGCACCTGCTGGTCTTCGCCGTGGCCGATTACCAGCTCGACGCAGCGTTGATCGCCCAGGCGATCGCCGAGAAGCGCTATATTCTAGCGGGATTGGCAAGCTTTGCCCTGCTCCTGCCGCTGGCGCTAACCTCCACGCGCGCGGCCATGCGGCGCCTGGGGCGCTGGTGGCGCCCCCTCCATCGTCTGGTGTATGTGGCGGCGGCGCTGGCAGTGCTGCACTACCTGTGGCTGTCGAAGGTCTGGAGGGAGCCGGCCCTGTGGGGCGTGGTCCTGATCGTTCTGCTGCTGGCGCGCCTGCCGGCGTTCTGGCCCCCGCGGGCGCGCCGCGCCAGACAGCGCTTCCTGTCGCCTGGCGCGCAGGCGCCTCATCCCCGCATCTCACCAGAACCCCCATTTACAGCAATCCAAAATCCAAAATCCAAAATCCAAAATCCAAAATCCGAAATAGCATCAGTGGCGGCGCGGCGCCCGCGGGCGCAACGCCAGCCAGACCCCGGCGGCGAATCCGCCCAGCAGGCTCAGCACGGCGAACATAGCCCCCGGACCGTAGACTAGCGCCGCCGCACGCAGCGCGCCCGCCAGCAGCAGGGCGCCGATCCAGCCTACAATGAACAGACGCTGCCGAAACTCAGGCCCGAACCACCGGGGGCGCCCCTGCCCCACCAGATAGCCCACGCCCCCGGCAATGATCACGAGCAAGACGTTTGTAATGACCAGTTGCATACAACCTCGTACAAGGGAATAGGGAACCCCAGGTTCCCCTCCGCATAATCTTCCAGGGTGTAGAG is a genomic window containing:
- a CDS encoding SH3 domain-containing protein; amino-acid sequence: MIELNRNPSPLPLRSEVEHLQQRVSWQRQRFRHQRRSLAALRTYLATTLFAPNAWLSRLPARFLIHLLVTLTVPLALVLSQLPMRRVASPHPEPVELVEAPIAVGPIALDPGAEHLVGDPPLPDDAALPVPLSLSSRSAVLAPLVVSATISGDVVRLRNGPGLAYDEVSRLNGGDNVQVIGRFEEWLQVRRDGDPTVYWVAAELVDIPEAVMYALDQVPAAMIPPPPPPKVGVVREDNVNLRDGPGTNYVSMARMRAGQELTLIERYEGWFLVEYGQLYGWVTSDFLNIVEGVVERVPVATSIPDPNPPLVGTVRENNVNVRKGPGSAYDRITSLRAGASVSLLARHKDWYRVQLPDGTKAWIFSELLQVSPMAARRVPITNDIPALPVRVRPATRGGGGGGGAAPVNIPASGDVASFAVQFVGSRYVWGGSSPSRGFDCSGLTSYVYRQFGVHLPHNAAAQYSSRYGAIIGGMGNLAPGDLMFFAGTAGRRGISHVAIYIGGGQMVHAMTPRYGVQISSIWGSYWQNTFVGAIRPYR
- a CDS encoding NAD(P)/FAD-dependent oxidoreductase is translated as MAHKTDYDVIVVGGGHNGLTCAGYLSKAGLRVLVAERRPIVGGAVCTEEVIPGYKIDTGSSAHIMIHLTPIVRDLELERHGLEYIPMDPFAFYPLPDGSGAISFYRDTERTVESIARISPRDAEAYRRFLAYWTPLNEAVFDVFLNPPSVARLFGSVAAALPRLPAGERNSTEVSRRLFTSYAQLICETFESEAMRAAMTWLAAQSGPPPDEIGAGDFFGWHAMLHYSGAAHPKGGSGMLTQAMARALISFGGNVAVDAPVRRILIQSGRVQGIETEDGQRYSAPIVVSNAHVLTTLLQLVGPAHLPSRLVERLQKVRVGNGFGMTVRCAAEELPDYLGAPSGGKPHESHHGLQLLCPSMDYVRRAYEDYLRGEPSRNPAVIAMTFSAIDPVVAPPGKHTVFLWAQYFPYELSSGRHWDDVREEAADSILEVLYRYAPNMRGKIIDRFIQSPLDIERRIGLLKGNVMHVEMSFDQMFFFRPLPELAQYRTPIKGLYLTGASTHPGGGVFGASGYNTARVVLADTRRRRWAPLALGAGALAAGLWAAGRARRVMAE
- the crtI gene encoding phytoene desaturase family protein, whose protein sequence is MSKNILIVGAGPGGMATAMRLAAAGYQVAIYEAADRVGGRMRGFELGDYAFDTGPTILQVPHVYEELFGACGLNVYDYIKLIRLEPNTRIAFWDGTHLDLTSNISAFKEQLARFGPDLPAAFERWYIEHLRKDKVGYGPYLGTPVRSPLGYLKPEEVAAALPFRPWESLYDHFKRFFRDERLIYALAYQAKYLGMHPTACSSVFSLVTFLEFHYGIWHPQGGFRALARALARAAEDLGVEIHLRRPVRQVIVEDGRACGLLMADGERIMGDAVVINADFGYAVQTLLPAHARGPYTDRWLNRKEFSCSTFMLYLGVNRRWEHLPHHQLYLSANIRRNDPLWARSAVLDEEDPSFYVCNPTIVDPGNAPPGHSTLFVLVPVPNLRYPVDWTAKARPYRDLILRQMARLGFEDVERHIVVERQYTAETWRDEHRTYLGAVFNLIHSWQQLGPLRPHIRHRGARNLYWIGGAVHPGSGLMTILEAAKSAVHFIGEDLPVTASLVSR
- a CDS encoding glucose-1-phosphate thymidylyltransferase, with the translated sequence MKGLVLSGGKGTRLRPITYTSAKQLVPVANKPVLFRVIEAIRDAGITDIGIVIGDTGDEIRTAVGNGKRWGIKVTYIPQEAPLGLAHAVKISQDFIGDERFVMFLGDNCIQGGISPLIEAFGRSDYNAQIVLKKVDDPRSFGVAELEEDGRIVRLVEKPREPRSDLALVGIYMFDRHIFEAVHAIRPSARGELEITDAIQWLVTAGYRVYPYVHEGWWIDTGKKDDLLEANRLVLEELQPVVQGYVDRDSQLIGKVIIESGAEVINSTIRGPAIIGEKTRILNSYVGPFTSIYHNCLIEDSEIEHSIVMEHCSIRGIPHRIEDSLIGRNVEVSRSPLKPKAYRLVIGDNSNVGVL
- a CDS encoding transcriptional regulator — translated: MQTTTISLVTIIAEGVLRERLLEDLQRLGARGWTIAEVHGHGIRGISEYFWAGSQVRIETLVSPAVGEKILAHLQEHYFTDYSVTAFIHDVRVVRPERYV
- a CDS encoding sodium-dependent bicarbonate transport family permease gives rise to the protein MELAEALGILQRNLFSPLTLAFVLGMIATLVKSDIEFPEQAYKFIAFYLMFAIGLNGGVELAGTTFQTFALPALATIFLAILLPTACYFILRTVFRFDVANAAGVAALYGSVSSVTFAAGIGVVETANIGYEGFIPTLAALAEWGIIVALFWGRLGLKAPNDAIGKVVRDTLTGRSVILLMGGLVIGMIIGKQGFERIAVVFSQGPEGLFRGVLVLFLIEMGMVAARQLREFAKVGPRMLAFGTVMPVIMGVLGATLGALSGMSLGGAFILAAIAGSASYIDAPAAVRATFPQANPSIYLTSSLGITLPFNLLIGLPLLYAYTQWFCYSVAGCAVLPAGA
- the msrP gene encoding protein-methionine-sulfoxide reductase catalytic subunit MsrP, with translation MPGIPSSEITPEHVYLSRRRFMAVAGALGATLALGACGATPGAPPAPPADTRTDELGDRLNSFEQITTYNNYYEFTTDKQRVARLARDFRVSPWEVAIGGLARYPRVFALEDLLRFEQEERIYRLRCVEGWSMVIPWLGFPLHRLLAEVEPLAVARYVRFETVLRPEEMPGQRDRFYPWPYVEGLRLDEAMHDLTLLATGLYGRPLTPQNGAPLRLVVPWKYGFKSIKAIVRIDLVEQMPRSLWMTVAPNEYGFYANVNPDVPHPRWSQATERRIGEGGRRPTLPFNGYAEQVAALYAGLDLRANF
- a CDS encoding sulfoxide reductase heme-binding subunit YedZ, with translation MAHFIGLRRAWPRLAVHLALLPFALLIFDAATGRLSVNPIQDMTLRTGKAALALLMLTLACTPLNRLLGWKWAAALRRPLGLYSFLYVCLHLLVFAVADYQLDAALIAQAIAEKRYILAGLASFALLLPLALTSTRAAMRRLGRWWRPLHRLVYVAAALAVLHYLWLSKVWREPALWGVVLIVLLLARLPAFWPPRARRARQRFLSPGAQAPHPRISPEPPFTAIQNPKSKIQNPKSEIASVAARRPRAQRQPDPGGESAQQAQHGEHSPRTVD